TTTACCCTTAATTCGCCAGGAGCCATTATGGCCTTTTCCGTTTTCGCCATTCAAGGAAAGCTTGATCACCTCCGGCCTTATAGCTAAGCTCTTGCCGGAGAAAAGGGGTTCTCCCACGAGCCGTTCAAATTCCTCCCCTTTAAGGACGTTGAAGTTTCCTATGAACCTCGCCACGAACTCGCTTGCGGGCTGGCTGTATATTTCCAAAGGTTTGCCGGATTGCGCTACCCTGCCTTCGTTTATCACGAATATCCTGTCTGAAATCGTCAAAGCCTCTTCCTGGTCATGGGTGACGAAGATCATGGTCATACCGGACTTTTTCTGTATATTTTTAAGCTCCATCTGAAGCATCTTTCTTATCTTGGCGTCCAGTGCGTTGAAGGGCTCGTCAAGAAGCAGCACGTCAGGCTCCACGATCATTGACCTAGCGAGGGCTACCCTCTGTTGCTGGCCGCCGGAAAGCTCTCTTGGATAAGATTTTTCTTTGCCGGACAACCCCACGAGGTTGACCATATCCCTAACTCTTGCTGCAATATAGTTGCCTTTAAGGCCCTGCATTTTTAGCCCAAATGCTACATTTTCGTAGACGGTCATGTTCGGAAAAAGAGCGTAGGACTGAAATACCATTCCCACTCCTCTCTTTCTCGGTGCAAGGTTGGTGATATCCCTGTCGTTTAAAAGTATGCGACCGCCATCGACCTCATTTAACCCGGCGATGCAGCGAAGCAACGTGCTCTTTCCGCAGCCCGAAGGCCCCAGCAGTGTTACCAGCTCTCCTCTTTCGACGGCGAGGCTTATTTCATTCAATACCACCGTACCATCGAACTTCTTTGTAACTTTATCTATAATGAGGTAACTCATATTTCTTCCCCCTTAAGTTATCAAAATTGCCGTTTTTAAAGTTTTGGCCCAGCTTTAACGCGATCCATGAAAGGCAGAAGACGAAAAGGTAGTAACTTATCACGACGGCACTGGACAAATGGCCGCTTTCTCTCATTCGCCTCATTAGGTATATCTGAACGGTTTCGTAGTATCCGCCTACCAAGAGGTTTGTCAAAACGAACTCGCCGAAAAGCACGGAGAAAGAAAGCAGGGCTGATACCATAACCCCGGGAAGTATGTTCGGCAGTACAACTTTAAAGAAGGCTTTAGGCTTGGAAGCACCCAAAAGCTCGGCCGCGCTGACGAGTTGAGGAAGGTCTACCGTCCTCATGCTGTTTCGCGTTCCTTGATATGTATAGGGAAGTATGACGACGAAGTAGGCTCCTATCAATAACCAAACTGTCCCGGAAATTGCCAAAGGTCCGGAGGAATAGACCTTGATCAGCCCTATGGCACCAATCACTCCAGGTATGGCGTAGGGAAGCATGGCGAAAGCCTGAAGAAACCGCTCTAACTTTGGAATATACAGAGAGACGATGAAAAGCGATACCACCATCACGGCAATGTTTAAACCTACCGCGACGGAGCAGGCAAAAAGCGTTCGCCCCAAAGCCGCTACGAAACGTACATCCTGGAAAAGCTTCACATACCAAGAGAGAGTCAACCCCTTGGGCAGGACAGTATCGTACCAGTCGGTGGCAATCGAATATAGGAAGGTTGCTATCAAAGGCATGAACAAATAAAGAAACATCAAAGTTATGACGAAGCGATGAAGTGCCCTCTTTTCCTTCACTTTAAATCCCTCCTGATCCGCCTCATCATGTATTCGTTTGTAAGCATGGCCGCGATGAGGCTTAAGGCGAGAAGCATGGCCAGCGCGCTTGCAAGATGAGGGCGTGCGTACACATCTCCCGATATCAGCGCGCCAATCCTGACGGAAAGGAGGTTGTAATTGCTTCCGACCAAGGCGTAGGCCGTGGCATAGGCTCCCATGGCGTT
Above is a genomic segment from Acetomicrobium thermoterrenum DSM 13490 containing:
- a CDS encoding ABC transporter ATP-binding protein → MSYLIIDKVTKKFDGTVVLNEISLAVERGELVTLLGPSGCGKSTLLRCIAGLNEVDGGRILLNDRDITNLAPRKRGVGMVFQSYALFPNMTVYENVAFGLKMQGLKGNYIAARVRDMVNLVGLSGKEKSYPRELSGGQQQRVALARSMIVEPDVLLLDEPFNALDAKIRKMLQMELKNIQKKSGMTMIFVTHDQEEALTISDRIFVINEGRVAQSGKPLEIYSQPASEFVARFIGNFNVLKGEEFERLVGEPLFSGKSLAIRPEVIKLSLNGENGKGHNGSWRIKGKVVGVFLKGNILRFRVRSKDCILDVDVLNNSLDCSLNYDTSVDLVIPKDEVKVLNL
- a CDS encoding ABC transporter permease — translated: MKEKRALHRFVITLMFLYLFMPLIATFLYSIATDWYDTVLPKGLTLSWYVKLFQDVRFVAALGRTLFACSVAVGLNIAVMVVSLFIVSLYIPKLERFLQAFAMLPYAIPGVIGAIGLIKVYSSGPLAISGTVWLLIGAYFVVILPYTYQGTRNSMRTVDLPQLVSAAELLGASKPKAFFKVVLPNILPGVMVSALLSFSVLFGEFVLTNLLVGGYYETVQIYLMRRMRESGHLSSAVVISYYLFVFCLSWIALKLGQNFKNGNFDNLRGKKYELPHYR